One Bdellovibrionales bacterium genomic region harbors:
- a CDS encoding MBL fold metallo-hydrolase translates to MSTAKTRFHFSEILGNSQKLDGGAMFGNAPRAVWQKWISSDDIGRIPLACRALLIEFDDKKILFETGIGAFFDPKLADRFGVETPKIHQLRENLKKIALEPEDITHVILTHLHFDHAGGLLPTYEEIQNGNHGIIFKNAEILVGKEAWERALHPHSRDRASFIADLPEKLKATGKLRILDGHEQLFDGRLRFFISNGHTPGQMLSIFRGENTSIVFCGDLVPGRHWVHLPITMGYDRFPELLIEEKETLYKMSQDWLFFFTHDDQVAASYIELTDKKKFEPVSHVAHPRRDVF, encoded by the coding sequence GTGAGCACAGCCAAAACCCGATTTCATTTTTCGGAAATTCTCGGAAATTCGCAAAAGCTCGACGGCGGAGCCATGTTTGGGAATGCTCCCCGTGCGGTTTGGCAAAAATGGATTTCGTCCGATGATATCGGCCGCATTCCCCTCGCCTGTCGCGCTCTCCTCATAGAATTTGATGATAAAAAAATACTCTTCGAAACCGGGATCGGAGCGTTCTTCGATCCCAAACTGGCGGATCGATTTGGTGTAGAAACTCCAAAAATTCATCAACTTCGTGAGAACCTCAAAAAAATCGCTCTTGAGCCCGAAGATATTACCCACGTTATTCTCACGCACCTCCATTTTGATCATGCCGGCGGGTTACTGCCAACCTACGAAGAGATCCAAAATGGCAATCACGGGATCATTTTTAAAAACGCGGAGATCCTCGTCGGCAAAGAGGCTTGGGAACGCGCCCTCCATCCTCACTCCCGCGATCGCGCGTCCTTCATTGCCGATTTGCCAGAAAAACTGAAAGCCACCGGAAAGCTGCGTATCCTCGATGGGCACGAACAACTCTTTGACGGACGACTCCGCTTTTTTATTTCTAACGGTCATACTCCCGGTCAAATGCTGAGTATTTTTCGCGGAGAGAATACGTCTATTGTTTTTTGTGGGGACTTAGTGCCAGGTCGACACTGGGTTCATTTACCGATCACTATGGGCTACGATAGATTTCCCGAACTTCTCATCGAAGAAAAAGAAACGCTATATAAGATGTCTCAGGACTGGCTGTTCTTTTTTACTCACGATGATCAAGTGGCCGCAAGTTACATCGAGCTCACTGATAAAAAGAAATTTGAGCCCGTGAGTCACGTCGCTCATCCCCGCCGGGACGTTTTTTAA
- a CDS encoding VWA domain-containing protein has translation MKVLFKNLLMLVAAAPFAVGCAKATFSEMKTSGLENSGNIEQPGPVKTPPTIVWVQVPGNQLVNEPVTVVYDIIPGSAPVVSIVCNVDGKPVPCSIDGDTLVINNPTLGDHTLEIIVTDAQNQQVQDDVEWTLLQGFKPATTPIQVVAKQGPVDVVFIIDNSKSMREEQLSMAQKISNFIDRVDGLDWKIGIITTDTINGIKGDGRFLKFGNSNYSLTSQLSKEEARKLFSATVQTGIEGHHIEQGIRNLYRSLERAVNPVQNNATYKDSVNKAFFRKDAALAAIVVTDENEDISQTPANLSYLNKGSELVKFVNKTWGVEKLFQFHSIIVRPGDTKCKDIDPTVHGYGTAYAELSGLTSGILGDICAPDYGNQLTVIGQEIANLQKTYDLSCTPQDTNNDGVADIRIVPVKPGTAVPSFTVDGQQIIFTTPLLQGNYSIEYFCPN, from the coding sequence ATGAAGGTTCTTTTTAAGAACTTGTTGATGCTGGTTGCGGCCGCACCATTCGCAGTGGGATGCGCCAAAGCGACGTTTAGTGAAATGAAAACGTCGGGATTGGAAAACAGCGGAAACATCGAACAACCGGGACCTGTTAAAACTCCGCCCACGATCGTCTGGGTGCAAGTGCCGGGCAATCAGCTCGTGAACGAGCCAGTCACGGTGGTGTACGACATTATTCCTGGATCTGCACCGGTCGTCAGCATCGTGTGTAACGTCGATGGTAAGCCAGTGCCGTGTTCGATCGACGGTGACACACTTGTGATCAATAATCCGACTCTAGGGGATCATACTTTAGAAATCATCGTGACCGATGCGCAGAATCAGCAAGTTCAGGATGATGTGGAGTGGACTCTCCTCCAAGGATTTAAACCGGCAACGACTCCAATCCAGGTGGTGGCAAAGCAGGGCCCGGTGGATGTGGTGTTTATTATCGATAACTCAAAATCGATGCGCGAAGAGCAATTAAGTATGGCGCAAAAAATTTCCAACTTTATCGATCGAGTGGATGGTTTAGATTGGAAGATTGGTATTATCACGACGGATACGATCAATGGCATCAAAGGGGATGGACGCTTTCTTAAGTTTGGAAACTCCAATTACTCCTTAACTTCTCAATTGAGCAAAGAAGAAGCGCGAAAACTTTTTAGCGCCACTGTACAGACGGGTATAGAAGGTCACCATATCGAGCAAGGGATTCGTAACCTTTATCGTTCACTGGAGCGTGCGGTGAACCCTGTACAAAATAATGCAACTTACAAAGATTCTGTGAACAAAGCTTTCTTTAGAAAAGATGCGGCTCTTGCGGCCATCGTTGTGACCGACGAGAACGAGGATATTTCTCAAACTCCGGCCAATTTAAGTTATCTCAATAAAGGGAGTGAGCTTGTGAAATTTGTGAACAAAACGTGGGGAGTGGAAAAACTATTCCAGTTCCACTCGATCATTGTTCGACCGGGCGATACGAAATGTAAAGATATTGATCCTACGGTTCATGGATACGGAACGGCTTATGCCGAACTCTCTGGGCTGACTTCGGGAATTTTAGGAGACATTTGTGCCCCTGACTACGGCAATCAATTAACGGTGATCGGTCAAGAGATTGCAAACTTACAAAAAACGTATGATCTGTCGTGCACTCCGCAAGACACCAACAACGATGGTGTCGCAGACATTCGCATCGTTCCGGTAAAGCCAGGGACCGCGGTTCCAAGCTTTACAGTGGATGGTCAGCAGATCATCTTCACCACTCCATTATTACAAGGAAATTATAGTATTGAGTACTTCTGTCCTAACTAG